The DNA region GTGGGACGGGTGGATGATGTTATTGTGCTGAGTAATGGGGAGAAGCTGAATCCGGTGACGTTTGAGAAGATAGTGGAGGGGCATTCGATGGTGAAAGgtgcggtgatggtggggagtGGGCGGTTCCAGACGGGACTGATTGTGGAGGTTCATGATGTGAGtttgggggtgaaggaggtggttgagaggATTTGGGAGAGGGTTGAGGAGGCGAATGAGCAGTACCCGGCTCATGCGAGGGTGTGGAAGTCGATGGTGAGGGTCGCGCGACAAGACAAGCCGTTTGAGAGGACGCCGAAGCggacggtgatgaggaggaataCGTATGTGGCTTATCAGGCCGAGATTGAAGAAATGTATGCCAGTGCGATGGTTATCAATGGGGTTACAGCTGAGGGTGTGTTGGACGAGACCATGATCTTGGCTCAAATTCGGGATGCGGTCAACAGCGTGATCAAGCGACGCGGAGACGTTACAGACGACACTAACCTGTTCGCCCTTGGCTTCGACTCCCTTCAAGTCCTTcagctcatcctcaccctcaaaaGCACCGTCCAATCCAGCCTGCAAGGCAAATTCTCGCTCCGTCTGGTCTACGAGAACCCCAGCATCAGCCAACTTCACCGCGCTCTCTGCTCTGCCCCAggcaccgccaccaccaacacgtCAAGAGCAGACAAATTCGACGCGCTCATCAAAGAATACactccctccctccgcctcccccgtccTTCCCACACCGAACCCAAAGGCTTCAAAGTCATCCTCACCGGCACAACCGGCACCCTcggctcctccctcctctcctccttcctggCCAACCCAACCATAACCCATATCTACTGCCTCAACCGCTCCAAACCCATCTcacccaacacctcccaAGTTACATACCTCCAAaccgacctcctccaccctaCCCTCGGCCTCTCATCCAAAACCTACAACACCCTCATGCAACCCCAACTGCTAATACACTCCGCCTGGCCCGTTAacttcaacctccccctcgactccttcctcccttccATCTCCGGCACAGCCAATCTCATGGCCCTCAACCCAGCAAAATtcgtcttcatctcctccatcgccaCCGCCATGGCGGGGACCTCACCTGTCCCGGAAAACTTCACCCAAGaccacaacctccccttGTCAACAGGGTACGCCGAGTCCAAACACCTCGCCTCCTGTGTCCTGGccaactcccccatcccgAGCACAATTCTGAGGGTAGGGCAGCTTGCTGGGAGGGCAGATGGTGTAGGGAGACAGTGGAATAAACACGAGTGGGTTCCTAGCTTGGTGCAGACATCCCTCAACATGGGCATGATCCCGTCCACCTTGGGGGGGAACCAAAAAGCAGTGGATTGGATACCCGTTGatcttgctgctgaggcAATTGTggagctggggttggggggcagtgggaaggggagggagtgttACAATGTTGTCAACCCCTCCTGTGCTGATTGGGAGGGGACGATGGTTGGCGCCGTGCAGGAGTATGCAGGCAAGACTGAGAGGGGGAAGCTAAAGGTGGTGGGGGTAGCAGAGTGGTTGGATGCTTTGGGGGAAAAGAACGACGCAGAACGGTACCCGGCCTTGAAGCTGAAGGAGTTCTTTGAGGGGTGGAGAGACGAGAGACAGGGTCCGGTCATCTTTCAGACAGACAAGGCGAAAAAGACGAGCCAGAcgatggggaagatggcAGCTGTGACCGGGGAGATGATGAGTCGGTGGCTGGATGCTTGGGCTTTTTGACACGATAGGGTGTTAAACTGTAGACATGAACAGGAATAGACCATCCCTCGCGCAACTCATGCCTTCCATTCGGGTATTTAGATCcccatatcatcatcactatccccatccccaccataACCACCCCtgcccccatctcccccacccagatccatttcttcctctttttctcgTCTCGCCGTCTCGACCGCACCACCAATCTTCCTCACcccatccacaacccccaagaCAAACCCCCTATTCTCTGCCAACTCCATCGCTCCCACGCCACGCAAACTAACCACACCCCCTTGTCCTTCCGCCCCCAGCGTCTCCGCCGAATCTCTCATCTTCGCCGCCCTGACCTCCACCAAATCCCGTAACAACCCCCTAATCTCACTGGTATTCCCCCCCAAATCATCGCTCGCGTACGTTATAAGCGCCTCGGCAACCTCCAACCAGTGGTACGGCAAATACCCCGCCGGCGCGGCGCTGGTACAATTACTCCGAAACGGCGGGCTCAATATTACTTCGCTGCTGTCACCCCCACCTATCCTCCCCGCATAACCAGGTTGTGACTGTCTCGCTCGTGAAGCGGTAGGCATTGGCTCCGAGAAAGCGTGAGGGTGCACTTTTGTCTCGCGGTGGACAATGTCGGCTAGGGAGGCGGGGTACAACCATGGTGGGGGGACGATGTTGGCGCGGCGCTGctttttgaggaggagagctagccagagggggaggtcggCTCGGTGGGgtgggcggagggggggggttttgCCCTGTGGTGGACGAGATGTTAGACcaggaggggaaaagggagaggtggtggcggtgggaaACATACCGACAGCAGATCGATGCTTTCTAATCGTTGCCTAGGAACCACTGTGACGAGCTCCATTTCGGCGACGAAGGCGACCTCAGAATGGGTAAGGCCTAATGGTAGAGGGAGAGCCATTGTGAATAGTTTATGGGGGGCGGGAGATGCTGGTGGGTATCGTGGGATTCGGAAAGTACTGTGGTATATAGTGTCACCTCTTCATGTCGTATTTTGGTTTGTTGTATGATTTTAGTCGCAATTCGAGAGCTCTGGCGGTTGGGAATCAACTGAACTGCCATCGAAAGTCAGCGTGTCGCGTAAAGTGAAAACGCGGGGCACTGACGTCGCCTGGGGCCCACAAGGCTGGACCGCCAAGCCACTAGGAAAAAGGGGTTTATAGGGggtaccctaaccctgaatCAGGTTGTTTCCTTGCTTGTGATCTTGATCCAACCCCTATGATCTATCTGAGCTATGACACTTGCATACTGCCGCAAAGAACCTTGTACTTCCGCCAATACTACAAGATTCCACACCTCGGACGAAGATCTGTCTCCTTGTCACCCGTGGGAAAACAAGTTTTCGAATATATTGGCTTGGTCAGCCGCGAAAATATGGCAATATGCAAGGTCGATTACGAAACAAAACTGTCCAAAAAACATCTATGGTATCAAAGTGTATCTACAAGCAATCCCTCACACATAACACGTTGCGTCTAGGGTAATCATCCTGAGTGCTGACGGGCTGCAGCATAGGGCTCCCGTCTGACATGAGCAGGGCGGTAAGAATCTTCCCCCAACGTCGTCACAAAAATATCTTCTTTCGGCTGATTGGGTAAGCAAACCGCTTCATTGGTCGAGGTACTGAAGTGCTGGATCAATAGCACCGCCATATTCACCGCTTGATGAAAGGTCCTGGCCGAGGATCCCGAGAGCTGCTCGACTGTCCCAGAAGCCGTCTCGTCGTGGGTATTGTGTGAGCAAGGCGGTGGCGTCTGCTCGGACGGTGGGATCCAAGCATTTGGTTGCCGCAATGTAGAGAGCGCAAGTCGGCCCGCTGTCCAAGGTGAATATTTCGCTACATCCTTTGGAGACGGGTTGGTTGGCCAAGAGGACTCCAGAGAGGCGCACCATTTCTTTGAACTGCGATGTGATCTGTTCAGTGCCGTAGTGGTCTTGAAAGCCACAAGTGTTGATGTAGGCGTGAAGCACGATAGACTGGAGAAGCAGAGACGTCGCCTGAAGATAGGATGACCCCTTTCGAGGAGAGCTTGCCGGATTGTAAAGCGGCCAAAACATGTCATTCCACCGTTCTAACATTCCAAGACACTGTGATTGCATGGTCTTGATCCCGGGCAGAAAGTCTCCATCCTCGTATGTTGGCCCAGCCATGGCTTGGCTGAAGTACAATGTCCAGTGCTGGATCGCGTCCCACCATCTTCTGGCCTCCCCGAGCCCGGAGAACTTGGTGGGCATGTCGTCTAGTGAAAGCCTGCTGTTGATTTCGATGGGTACTTGAACTGAGCCAGTCATGAGGCCGATAGACCAAGCAGACCATTCCATTCTCTCAAATGCTTGCAGAATCTCGTCTTCTAGTTCGAGCTGGCCCACGCTTGCTTGCCCTGAGAGCATGAGACTGCCAAAACTGATATGATTGACGGCAGCTCCGTGGCTCCCATGCAAAATCTCAAAGCACGCAAAGAGAATGCAAGCAACAACTGCCACACGTAGAGTAGAAGCAGAGTTTGGCTCCTGTTGAAGTCGGATCAGTCGGATTGCTTGTCCGTAGTGCGTGAGGGCCGCGTTGTAGTGATAATCGTTGCCGTCCCCTCCTGAGGGCCCTGCTGGAACAATGTTCGGAAAAAGCGAGCAGGCAAGAGCACCAATGGCCATGAGAGCATACCGAATGGCTGGTTCAACTTGGCTTATCTGTGGGATTGTTTGGGTGAACAACCGAGAGGAGAACCAGCCTCCCCCGAGATTATTGGCCAGACTGAACCAACAGTCACAATAAAATGTCTCCCAGTGCTCGTCAAATTCATTGTTTTGGGAAGACTCCTGTGAGGAGTTTTCTCCCGCGCCATACTGGTCGCTCAGCTGCAGTGCCTCGAAATTGTCGGGAAGCCCCGAATCGCTCTTCTCAGACCGGGCTGATGGGGAAGACAGCCGCCGTGGTTTGTCGTCTCTCGGGGGCGCCAGTTCGGCTGTCTTGTACCCATCACAGAATCCTTGCCATTTCAAGCATCGCTGGCATGCAGGCTTGGCCTCGTCGCATTTCACATGTCGTCTCCTAAAAGGCACACCGTTGTCAATATCGCGCCCATGGTGTGTTGGAACAAACAGGCTGCCGAGTGATGACCTACTTGCCTGCAGCAGCAACTCTCAGTCAGTAATAGGCCTCTCGTTTATGCAGCATTTCGAGACTAGTGACCCACATGTAACACAACCGGAGCGCACTTTCGGTACGCTTGCCCTTGTGGCTCGTGGCCGGTGGTCCAGGCTGAAGACAAAAGACTGGGGACCAGAACTGTGTTGCGAGTAAGCTAGATCAGTTTCGGTCATGCAAGTGATAGCGAGAGTTCAACCCACCCTTCTGGCACATTATTATCCCCAGTAGACCACGGAGTCTTGACCTTGAACATGCCAGTTCTCTTAGAGGAAGACATGATGGATATTCGATGATCTGGGATCGAAGAGAATGAGTAGATCTTCGGATCACCTGCCCACACACCCAACCTCTCAATAAGGGGGGGACATCGAGTCCAATTTGAGGAAAACAGACCCAAAAGTGTACGGTGCCAAGATGGTGGCTTTGTGATTCTGAATCCAGGGTCCGGGTTACCAAGAGGGTACTGCTGTGCTCGGCATGTCGGGTTGGATAAGACGAACGTCACAAACCTTGCCGCCATGAGGAGGTAAATGCGGAAGCCTGGTGGGTACGGTTGCACCACATCATCTAGGGTGTGCCAATAGCTTCCGGCAATGGATGGGTATGGGACGTACTTGTCGTATCAGGGGGCTGAGATAAGTCGTGATCCTGAGCAAGATCAAAGTATATGCCAGGTACAGCCACTTTGGGTCGGAACGTGGTTGTGGATTTGGGTCGAAATACTCCACACATCGTCCCGTTTCTTGGTGCCTGTGACATGACAAGGAGTCTGGAAGCGGGGGACCGGGCGGACAGACAGTGTGGGGGGATGTTCTTTTGCTCCATACCATGGCGCCGTCACCGGTGTCTAGGTGGTCTTAACATTGACCATTCAGCCATCGCCCGGTAACTGCCATAATGCCGGTCGAGCTGTCTAGCACACGGCGTCAAGCTCGAAGCCAATGACAGCACGAGTGAGAGCGAGCGTTTCCTACACCAAAGGGACACAACGAGGCGATCTGTATAATCTGCAATCAGCGCCATGTCAGCATCGAAACTCCATCACACCACGGGCCAATCCATACAATTACCACATGAGCGGAGGTTGTAAGGAGGCTTAGTCGCTTTAGCGGTCTTGGCCCTGCAAGTCGAGGAGCGGACGGGAAGCGGAGGTGCGGCCGCATGCATGTGTCAATAACCCGTGGTTAGATGAATGACCTCCGGGTGGTACTACCTCACATTACTGAAACGGGGTTGGTGTGAGATTGGGCTTCAAGATGGAGTCAAGAACGTTACATACCGACGACTGTGGTACAATGTTGGTGGGTGAGCATTTGGGACAAACACTTTGGTGGGCAAATTGCTGTAGTAAGCTGGCGCTTAACTCTGTTTGCCCTAGCGTGTGGCACCTTGGCCAGGTTATCAGGGCTAATTGTCCCTTTGAACAGATCTAAAGTCAACGTCAACCCCCGAACATCACAATACCTATTCCAAGTTGACCAACATCATGATTGCTGACTGTATCCAGGGATGTCAGGCAACGATTTACTTTCTTGCCATCAACCCAAGCGAATATACACGAACGGACTTCCCCCTTTCACCGccaaacatcaacacccaaaCCTGAATTGCACAATTACATCTACAGATGCCAAGCAATCAGATTGGGAAGGAGCATGGGTAGGAAACCATGTGAATTGATTGGTCAAGCAACGATCCCATTGAACACACTCTGCCTTGCTGACAGCCTAAGCTGAGAATCTATCTTATTATTGCTCTCATTTAGCTCGCATTTTGTTGCACGGTACTGGCATCACAGGGTTCAAAAAGAGTAACCCGTATCCGACCCGGACATCTCCTCCTATAATCCAACAACTCAAGTGCTCGACTTCTTAGGCAACGACAAAACCAACTTCTGGCAAGATTAACGCCGCTGACGGTCAAATGTTTGGAACTCGAGCCGCAAACTTTATTTTCTTCCCGGAATGATATCAAATCGGTTGCCGCTGTCGTGTTAATTAAGTCTTGGGGCGGGCCGAGGTCCAAATGTTACCTTGACTGACCTTACCATCTTCACGAAGTTTCAAGGGAATCGACATTACCAGCTTTTTCTCGCGCGACTCTATAGGATGGCCATGTCAGCAGAATTCCACGAAAGGTTGTTGCCTGCTCATCACGAAGTCATCGACAGATACAAAACACAAAAACTGTCCTCCTACCTACTTCGACATGGAATCCAAGATTATTGTCATTCTTATTGCTAATCAAATTCTCCAGCTCGGGCAATGTGCACATATCGAGTATTGGTTCATTCTATGAGACAGACCTATGCATTGGTTCTTTTTTGCTACCATTGGCGTTGGGTAGGAACTCGACCCTTGCATTAGCCCATGAAAATCGCTAGCTCATGAAAACACAGCCCCCTTCACCCCACATCgcccacaacaccaacaccaaccttcaCTTTTATGTATCAATGGGAAATCTCAAGAAGCACCGGCCCGTCGAATTCCATCCCCGTCTCATGTTGGTTCCGGTTTCACTCGCGTGTGCGGCGAGGCAGACCAGGGGGCATTCTTCCCGGCTGACTTGCATTGTCACCAAACCCCACCGCTGCCACTGTGCAACGGAACCCCTTACCCAGAAGCGACCCTCGTAACGGCATCCGAAGGGAGGTTGCCACGTTGTTCACACGATTTACCGGTGGCAGATATTATTCCTCTTGCTGAATCATCAGTCCCCATGCACAGTCAAACAATCAAGCTTTCTGTGTAACCACAGGGGGGAAGTTGCTTATGAAATCTCATTCTCTTGGTAAGTGAGGGCACTCCTACTGCTTCCCAGCG from Podospora pseudopauciseta strain CBS 411.78 chromosome 6, whole genome shotgun sequence includes:
- a CDS encoding putative NRPS-like protein biosynthetic cluster (EggNog:ENOG503Q4XF; COG:I; antiSMASH:Cluster_4; SMCOG1002:AMP-dependent synthetase and ligase) → MSSLTYVVDELAAEVPHDTWVKIPSSPTKIEEITWQNFTFQQLGQAVDKLAHWIDKHLGPAGLGRDEPLAYTGINDIRYPIVILAALKTGHKSLLLSPRNSVEGHCALITPTRCTKLLHSQELSDQASEIGQKLGHLSVLRIPDLEHLLETTTNPTPYQSKCNDTTPDHETVMILHSSGTTGLPKPIPLKAGVLTTAGRLLATLPTPAGRLNTHDPLYTTPLILSMPPFFHAFGMNLLVRSLHYRRPLVLLPPSTPPTAELMLHAVKTTRPTGMVCTPSILEDICSLPHGIETLRASDIECIYSGGAPLARSCGDVIGEELSPRITLVNGIGTTEIWNATGYTPLDPRDWEYFEWNPAAGVVMEGVGGDENTAELVIKRLGGEEGRFQFVFYNFPDSEEWRTKDLFERHPLKENLWRYVGRVDDVIVLSNGEKLNPVTFEKIVEGHSMVKGAVMVGSGRFQTGLIVEVHDVSLGVKEVVERIWERVEEANEQYPAHARVWKSMVRVARQDKPFERTPKRTVMRRNTYVAYQAEIEEMYASAMVINGVTAEGVLDETMILAQIRDAVNSVIKRRGDVTDDTNLFALGFDSLQVLQLILTLKSTVQSSLQGKFSLRLVYENPSISQLHRALCSAPGTATTNTSRADKFDALIKEYTPSLRLPRPSHTEPKGFKVILTGTTGTLGSSLLSSFLANPTITHIYCLNRSKPISPNTSQVTYLQTDLLHPTLGLSSKTYNTLMQPQLLIHSAWPVNFNLPLDSFLPSISGTANLMALNPAKFVFISSIATAMAGTSPVPENFTQDHNLPLSTGYAESKHLASCVLANSPIPSTILRVGQLAGRADGVGRQWNKHEWVPSLVQTSLNMGMIPSTLGGNQKAVDWIPVDLAAEAIVELGLGGSGKGRECYNVVNPSCADWEGTMVGAVQEYAGKTERGKLKVVGVAEWLDALGEKNDAERYPALKLKEFFEGWRDERQGPVIFQTDKAKKTSQTMGKMAAVTGEMMSRWLDAWAF
- the PSF2 gene encoding DNA replication protein psf2 (COG:L; BUSCO:EOG09264QRY; antiSMASH:Cluster_4; EggNog:ENOG503P488), with the protein product MALPLPLGLTHSEVAFVAEMELVTVVPRQRLESIDLLSGKTPPLRPPHRADLPLWLALLLKKQRRANIVPPPWLYPASLADIVHRETKVHPHAFSEPMPTASRARQSQPGYAGRIGGGDSSEVILSPPFRSNCTSAAPAGYLPYHWLEVAEALITYASDDLGGNTSEIRGLLRDLVEVRAAKMRDSAETLGAEGQGGVVSLRGVGAMELAENRGFVLGVVDGVRKIGGAVETARREKEEEMDLGGGDGGRGGYGGDGDSDDDMGI
- a CDS encoding hypothetical protein (EggNog:ENOG503NXVK; COG:S; antiSMASH:Cluster_4) — its product is MAARFVTFVLSNPTCRAQQYPLGNPDPGFRITKPPSWHRTLLGLFSSNWTRCPPLIERLGVWAGDPKIYSFSSIPDHRISIMSSSKRTGMFKVKTPWSTGDNNVPEGSGPQSFVFSLDHRPRATRASVPKASRSSLGSLFVPTHHGRDIDNGVPFRRRHVKCDEAKPACQRCLKWQGFCDGYKTAELAPPRDDKPRRLSSPSARSEKSDSGLPDNFEALQLSDQYGAGENSSQESSQNNEFDEHWETFYCDCWFSLANNLGGGWFSSRLFTQTIPQISQVEPAIRYALMAIGALACSLFPNIVPAGPSGGDGNDYHYNAALTHYGQAIRLIRLQQEPNSASTLRVAVVACILFACFEILHGSHGAAVNHISFGSLMLSGQASVGQLELEDEILQAFERMEWSAWSIGLMTGSVQVPIEINSRLSLDDMPTKFSGLGEARRWWDAIQHWTLYFSQAMAGPTYEDGDFLPGIKTMQSQCLGMLERWNDMFWPLYNPASSPRKGSSYLQATSLLLQSIVLHAYINTCGFQDHYGTEQITSQFKEMVRLSGVLLANQPVSKGCSEIFTLDSGPTCALYIAATKCLDPTVRADATALLTQYPRRDGFWDSRAALGILGQDLSSSGEYGGAIDPALQYLDQ